A genomic segment from Lutibacter sp. A80 encodes:
- a CDS encoding glycoside hydrolase family 5 protein, whose translation MKQYLPLIAIIVLIITMFSCKENIPEKTEKPIEHTLNFVKTKGTKLVDDQGNEITLKGTNLGNWLVPEGYMFKMGQVNAPRKIDELLYELVGPDSLQVFWKGFLNNYITHNDIKYLKSIGVNHLRLPFHYKMFTDDLYMGERNAGFKYFDRLIDWCREEQLYILLDMHCAPGGQTGDNIDDSYGYPYLFKSKSSQDLMTEIWVKIAERYKNEPVIIGYDLVNEPIAHYFEDELDNLNHQLFLLYSRIIKEIREVDAKHTIFLNGSVWSTNFDVFEELVDSNVVYEFHKYWFDVKQEEIQDYIDFRDKHQVPIYIGETGENTDEWVNDFRTLLDKNEVNWCFWPYKKMNNPKGIMNFNQPEDYHLIIEYAESDRSSFAKIRENRPDILKVQNALNQYLENSLYKNNFVNKGYTKGLSFKVD comes from the coding sequence ATGAAACAATACTTACCCCTCATTGCTATAATAGTATTAATAATAACTATGTTTTCTTGTAAAGAAAATATTCCTGAAAAAACTGAAAAACCAATAGAGCATACGTTAAACTTTGTAAAAACCAAAGGGACAAAATTAGTAGATGATCAAGGAAACGAAATAACCCTAAAAGGTACAAATTTAGGTAATTGGTTAGTTCCAGAAGGTTATATGTTTAAAATGGGACAAGTAAATGCGCCTCGAAAAATTGATGAATTATTATACGAATTAGTCGGTCCAGATAGTTTACAGGTTTTTTGGAAAGGTTTTTTAAATAATTATATAACTCATAATGATATAAAATATTTAAAAAGTATTGGTGTAAACCACTTGCGTTTACCTTTTCATTATAAAATGTTTACAGACGATTTATATATGGGAGAAAGAAATGCTGGTTTTAAGTATTTTGATAGATTGATAGATTGGTGTAGAGAAGAGCAATTGTATATTTTGTTAGATATGCATTGTGCTCCAGGTGGTCAAACTGGTGATAATATAGACGATAGCTATGGATATCCTTATTTGTTTAAAAGTAAATCTTCTCAAGACTTAATGACCGAAATTTGGGTGAAAATTGCAGAACGTTACAAAAATGAACCTGTAATTATTGGTTACGATCTAGTAAATGAGCCAATTGCACATTATTTTGAAGATGAATTGGACAATTTAAACCATCAGTTGTTTTTATTGTATAGTCGTATTATCAAAGAAATTAGGGAGGTAGATGCAAAACATACAATATTTTTAAATGGATCTGTATGGAGTACCAATTTTGATGTTTTTGAAGAGTTAGTTGATTCTAATGTTGTGTACGAATTTCATAAATATTGGTTTGATGTGAAGCAAGAAGAAATTCAAGATTATATAGATTTTAGAGATAAACATCAGGTGCCAATTTATATTGGAGAAACTGGAGAAAATACTGATGAATGGGTTAATGATTTTAGAACTTTGTTAGATAAAAATGAAGTTAATTGGTGCTTTTGGCCTTATAAAAAAATGAATAACCCTAAAGGAATTATGAATTTTAATCAACCAGAAGATTATCATTTAATTATAGAATATGCAGAAAGTGATCGTTCATCTTTTGCTAAAATTAGAGAAAATAGACCTGATATTTTAAAAGTTCAAAACGCATTAAATCAATACTTAGAAAACAGCCTTTATAAAAATAACTTTGTTAATAAAGGATATACAAAAGGATTGAGTTTTAAAGTAGATTAA